The Eulemur rufifrons isolate Redbay chromosome 14, OSU_ERuf_1, whole genome shotgun sequence sequence CTGTGGTGctgccaggcaccgtggctcacacctgtaatgccagcacgttgggaggccaaggtgggaggattgcttgaggccagtagtttgagacaagcttttttttctaccaaaaaaatataaaaattagccaggcacgttggtgtgcacctgcagtcccagctactcaggaggctgaggtgggaggatcaggctgagttgggaagattgcttgagcccaagagttcaggcctgcagtgagctatgattgcagcactgtactccagcctgggtaacaaagtaagcccctgtctccagaaaacacaaaaagaaaagaaaaaactggtgCAAAAGCATCCAAAGACAATGTATAAATGTGActgtgtttcagtaaaactttatgtACAAAAATAGTCTGCTCTGTGCCACTAGACATAGACTTTGGTCTATGAGCTATgattgattaatttaaaaataataatcatgacTTTGTCATCCTTTTTTAAGTCAACAAGAATACAAAGGAATCACAAAGTAGGCAATCCAGTAATAATCtagaaagtttctttttataCAGTACTTTGAAATATTCTGTTATAATTTTAGTAAGCAGAAGCTACATTTAGTTTTTCTTAAGATGACATTCCCATAACAAGATTAAGCATTTTAAGTTacgtgaacaattcagtggcatttattGATAGAACATTTATAATGTGCAACTACCACTTCTatctagttttaaaacatttctcttaCCTccaaaccccatacccattacgCAACTGCTTCCCTATTTCCTCTTCCCAGTCCACCCTAGCTCCAGGCAGCCACCAATCTGCATTCTAGCTCTATGGATTTATAATTTACCTgttctgggtatttcatataaatggaattacacagtatgtgaccttttgtatctggctgctttcacttagcataatgttttcaagatacatccatgttgtaacatgtatcagtacttccttcctttttatggctgaataatattctgtcatTCCATCATGTGTTTGTAcgacagtttgtttatccattcatcagctggaTACAACTACATTTTGAATGTTATAGGATTCCATTCACAATAAAAGCAGTAAATTACTCTTTGCTTGAAAAGAGGACTGAATTTTCTTTAGTGAGAGGAGCCAGCGTTTTGTAGACTGTACTCTGGCAGCCTGGTAGAATCATAGTTCTCAAGGTGGACAGAAATTGAGAGATTTTCAGTCCAGTTCCTTAAAGAGGGCTAATGAGAGGAGGGAAAATGGACTGAATTGAATTGTCCAAGGTTACCCAGCAAATCAGTGGTTGAGCTGGGACTTGATGCTAGTCTTCCTTCTCCCAGTTAATGATGTCAGCAATACACTCTTTTGGTAGTGCAGAAAAATAACTTAGTTAACCACCAACCTATGACCATCATCACACCCTTCACCCAGGTTTCAAAGTCCTGCATGGGAAAAGTAATGAACTTTTTACTATATTTGAATTTAGAAGCTCATTCGTTGTTGCGTATTAATGTctcttttgtgggttttttttttttttttttttactattgttgttgcttatttttctattttagggaAGGAAGGTCATCGTCAAAAAGAAGACTTCCTGTGTTCCAGTGATAATGCTTATTTAGCTTTGGACGATGATGCTTTCAGTgttcattttcataaaaacaaaatgctgagTTTAAAGCAACTGTCATCTTTTCTCAATATCACAGACTTTCAGTTACCTGATGAAGACTTTGGGCCTCTTAAGCTTGAAAAACTGAAGTCCTGCTCAGAAAGACTGATGGAACCTTTTGAATCAAGTATTTATGAAGAGAGGCATCTTAAGGAGGAAAATTGTGTTACTGTTCCGGAGGAACTGATTTGTAAACAAATAGACACAGAAATAGAAGACTTGGAAGAGGAACTTACTGTTCTACCAGGAAAATCACATCCTAAAATGTCAGACCTAAAAAGCCAGCCTACAAATAAAGGCCTCTCTTCATCCATATTACTTTTCACTCCCTTAAATACTGTGGCACCCGATGAAAGTGACAGACCTACTGCAGACATGTGTTCACCTGCTTTCCCCATCTTAGGTACTACTCCAGCTTTCGGCTCCCAAGCATGCTATGAGAAAGTGTCTACAGAGGGTGTTGGACAGACTTGCTCTACACCCCAACTTTCTCTCCTGAAAGACACAGTCAGTCTTGCTGGTGATAGTAAACAATTCGACAGTTCAACCAGCCCACCAAAACTGGATACCAGCCTGCATGTGTCAGGTAGGAAAAGACAACCTGCCTGTGACTGTGACTCTGGCCCCCAAACAACACCTCTACCTGTTGAGTCATTCACTTTCAAAGAAAATCAACTCTGTGGAAATACATGCCAGGAGTTATGTAAACATTCCACTGAACAGGTACAATCTGTTTCCTTTGTGCAATTTTCTCTGAAGGAATGAAATGTCTTAGTGAAAATGGACAACATGACTTCCTTATGTATTGGGCCCTTGgtgtttaagaatattttaacatGTTTCTTTGATATGACTTCATTGTAAACATTAAACTCAATCTGGGGAAATTATGGGTAATTaaaagacatttcttttaaatattgggGATTCTATTCTTTGTCTTCAATGAAACAGTTGCATTTGGAGCTTTGCTGCTGTTaccagaggaaataaaaacatatgaagtAGACATTTGATGAGTGAGTGATACAGGCAGACATCATACATAAAGTGTAGATTAATGGTATGACTTTTGTTTCCGCAGACTGAAATAGCAGATCTTCCTGCTTGTGATAGCTTAAACCCAGGCAACCTACAATTGGTTTCAAAGTTAAAGGTCAGAATATTCCCATATAGTGTGTCTTGTGTGTTACAtgtgaaaaatttaatgaaattgataagaaaattgaaaagaattcaATCATACGGcttcttattctttatttaataCTATTAAATAAATCGGTAAACAGATTCAGAAAAACAGATTTGAATTCTTTGTTTCTCGCAATATTTACCTCTATATTTTGAGCTCTTCTGAAGTTTATTTATATGTCAAGCTACTGCCAAGAACAACTTAGGCTAAATAACTCAACTTCTTATCTGAATTTAAGTCAGGCATTTTGACAGAAAGAGTGAAACCTGAgtcattcatattt is a genomic window containing:
- the PALB2 gene encoding partner and localizer of BRCA2 isoform X10, producing the protein MLSLKQLSSFLNITDFQLPDEDFGPLKLEKLKSCSERLMEPFESSIYEERHLKEENCVTVPEELICKQIDTEIEDLEEELTVLPGKSHPKMSDLKSQPTNKGLSSSILLFTPLNTVAPDESDRPTADMCSPAFPILGTTPAFGSQACYEKVSTEGVGQTCSTPQLSLLKDTVSLAGDSKQFDSSTSPPKLDTSLHVSGRKRQPACDCDSGPQTTPLPVESFTFKENQLCGNTCQELCKHSTEQTEIADLPACDSLNPGNLQLVSKLKNPSGSCSVDVSAMWWERAGLKEPCIITACEYVVSLWKPLDAWQWKNIYTWHFTEVPVLQIVPVPDVCNLVCVALGNLEIREIRALFCSPDDGSEKQVLLKSGNIKAVLGLTKRRLVNSSGTLCDQQVEIMTFADDGGNKEKRFLMSPEETILTFAEVQGMQEALLGTTVMNNIVIWNLKTGQLLKKMHIDDSYQASVCHKAYSEMVPGR